A DNA window from Synchiropus splendidus isolate RoL2022-P1 chromosome 2, RoL_Sspl_1.0, whole genome shotgun sequence contains the following coding sequences:
- the LOC128754475 gene encoding zinc finger protein 774-like isoform X1, with product MVGFPRRNSAICRVSGYNPLYFSETLSSPVWLRVDAMSDLDGLIVTFQRQLSDVLDTVVKTAMYEVTRLVEDNFLEEVKRRTQQVDTLMRQLKKASGREEEELGTTEMLTGDSNKDGAPLERQMGRRRCELSAPSLVTGSKGVDLILAANVKTEEDEQWCDPYHGEAGPCEARRIMTEGKPAAAQCEKMTPSCRDQNPQISSTLSSVQENSHKPSEPTQERNVGRDFRITVKHAGRLHHQNPGGDWEGGPQVSRPKKTEDVSSEAEVKVHIRRDVSKSSDTRLQSTDAASVPIKKEIVVDQDSCKDSLSDLRNTKSSCPVDQIRIRLDEPKQCHEVQDRLTRHTKVAAGFEVQQYKNPRKTFSNIAALSQYSVVTLSPPRIPCSSKPSSTSALSGQPVQLHDKQTGVVNRTAVPWVLNRTQNLLLHTDSHSIQRHPLRCGQCGKCFPHPSNLKAHLRIHSGERPFCCSLCGRGFTKLSNLKAHRRVHTGEKPYCCLGCGKRFTQNCNLKRHQRVCGTGREGNV from the exons ATGGTTGGATTTCCTCGCAGAAACAGTGCCATATGCCGTGTATCCGGATATAATCCGCTGTATTTTTCTGAAACCCTGAGCTCCCCCGTTTGGCTCCGAGTTGACGCCATGTCAGACCTGGACGGTCTCATCGTGACCTTCCAGAGGCAGCTGTCAGATGTGCTGGACACGGTGGTCAAGACGGCAATGTACGAGGTGACCCGGTTGGTGGAGGACAACTTTTTGGAGGAGGTGAAACGTAGAACCCAGCAGGTGGACACCTTGATGAGACAGTTGAAAAAAGCAAGTGGTcgagaggaggaagagctgggGACAACAG AGATGTTGACGGGCGACTCAAACAAAGATGGTGCCCCCCTGGAGAGACAGATGGGCCGTAGAAGATGTGAGCTTTCAGCTCCCAGCCTTGTTACTGGCTCCAAG GGAGTGGATTTGATTCTTGCTGCAAATGTGAAGACGGAGGAGGATGAACAGTGGTGTGATCCCTATCATG GTGAAGCCGGTCCCTGTGAGGCCAGAAGAATCATGACGGAGGGAAAACCAGCAGCTGCCCAATGTGAGAAAATGACCCCCAGTTGTCGCGACCAAAACCCGCAAATATCATCAACCTTGTCCTCAGTCCAGGAGAACTCACACAAGCCCTCAGAACCAACTCAGGAGAGAAACGTAGGAAGGGATTTCAGGATTACTGTAAAACATGCTGGCAGACTTCATCATCAGAATCCTGGAGGCGACTGGGAGGGTGGCCCCCAGGTAAGTCGACCTAAAAAAACAGAGGATGTGAGCTCTGAAGCAGAAGTTAAGGTTCACATCAGGAGAGACGTGTCCAAGTCTTCAGACACAAGGCTGCAGAGTACTGACGCGGCGTCTGTGCCGATCAAAAAGGAGATTGTTGTGGACCAAGACAGCTGCAAGGACAGTCTGAGTGACCTGCGAAATACCAAGTCATCATGTCCGGTTGATCAAATCAGGATCAGACTAGATGAACCAAAGCAATGCCACGAAGTGCAGGACAGGCTGACGCGGCATACTAAAGTAGCTGCAGGTTTTGAGGTCCAGCAGTATAAAAATCCCCGGAAGACCTTCTCCAACATTGCAGCTCTGTCTCAGTACAGTGTCGTCACCCTAAGCCCTCCAAGAATTCCATGCTCCTCTAAACCATCATCAACCTCTGCTCTCTCAGGCCAGCCAGTGCAGCTCCATGACAAACAAACGGGAGTGGTCAACAGAACTGCTGTCCCTTGGGTACTGAACAGAACCCAGAACCTCTTACTACATACAGACTCTCACTCAATCCAGAGACATCCTCTCCGCTGTGGCCAGTGCGGTAAATGCTTTCCCCACCCGAGTAACCTCAAGGCCCACCTTCGGATCCACTCGGGTGAGAGACCATTCTGCTGCTCCCTCTGCGGCCGTGGCTTCACGAAGCTGAGCAACCTCAAAGCTCACCGGCGTGtccacactggagagaaaccgtACTGCTGCTTGGGATGTGGCAAACGCTTCACACAGAACTGTAACTTGAAGCGCCATCAGAGGGTTTGTGGCACGGGGCGTGAAGGAAATGTTTAA
- the LOC128754475 gene encoding uncharacterized protein LOC128754475 isoform X2 encodes MVGFPRRNSAICRVSGYNPLYFSETLSSPVWLRVDAMSDLDGLIVTFQRQLSDVLDTVVKTAMYEVTRLVEDNFLEEVKRRTQQVDTLMRQLKKASGREEEELGTTEMLTGDSNKDGAPLERQMGRRRCELSAPSLVTGSKGVDLILAANVKTEEDEQWCDPYHGEAGPCEARRIMTEGKPAAAQCEKMTPSCRDQNPQISSTLSSVQENSHKPSEPTQERNVGRDFRITVKHAGRLHHQNPGGDWEGGPQASQCSSMTNKREWSTELLSLGY; translated from the exons ATGGTTGGATTTCCTCGCAGAAACAGTGCCATATGCCGTGTATCCGGATATAATCCGCTGTATTTTTCTGAAACCCTGAGCTCCCCCGTTTGGCTCCGAGTTGACGCCATGTCAGACCTGGACGGTCTCATCGTGACCTTCCAGAGGCAGCTGTCAGATGTGCTGGACACGGTGGTCAAGACGGCAATGTACGAGGTGACCCGGTTGGTGGAGGACAACTTTTTGGAGGAGGTGAAACGTAGAACCCAGCAGGTGGACACCTTGATGAGACAGTTGAAAAAAGCAAGTGGTcgagaggaggaagagctgggGACAACAG AGATGTTGACGGGCGACTCAAACAAAGATGGTGCCCCCCTGGAGAGACAGATGGGCCGTAGAAGATGTGAGCTTTCAGCTCCCAGCCTTGTTACTGGCTCCAAG GGAGTGGATTTGATTCTTGCTGCAAATGTGAAGACGGAGGAGGATGAACAGTGGTGTGATCCCTATCATG GTGAAGCCGGTCCCTGTGAGGCCAGAAGAATCATGACGGAGGGAAAACCAGCAGCTGCCCAATGTGAGAAAATGACCCCCAGTTGTCGCGACCAAAACCCGCAAATATCATCAACCTTGTCCTCAGTCCAGGAGAACTCACACAAGCCCTCAGAACCAACTCAGGAGAGAAACGTAGGAAGGGATTTCAGGATTACTGTAAAACATGCTGGCAGACTTCATCATCAGAATCCTGGAGGCGACTGGGAGGGTGGCCCCCAG GCCAGCCAGTGCAGCTCCATGACAAACAAACGGGAGTGGTCAACAGAACTGCTGTCCCTTGGGTACTGA
- the LOC128754476 gene encoding zinc finger protein 436-like yields the protein MAETIVTFQTQLSGVMETVFKAAMYEITRLVEESFLEEVTRCREQVEALETKLKWSESRRKDEDHTCRCSGCGRVSFDKTSMKPTEKVLKQECELEDETFNPSKDAELSYSTETNIDIKTSQSPIEEQLEEEHGVSTAEEQWGDFSNESLPGLDKRSIDDKCFVHWEENPISSPESKQNVKASEDLFQNEHGVEDLSGYDRNNYEATMATVQGSQPHPSEDMSYVNPCDGGIDTAEVSDARTFQAATGRNRSSAAGIPSRTDVSREFSCLLINKDGFLQDHCVMQDAHTSSHSNVVIRGQNKGTLRDTSVRDIYRYSETHQASDRIPAGDSTTGIEEGSQTFQQSISFTAASSVKAHSQGLKSLGHGTTYSCGQCGKTFSQASNLKVHQRIHSGHLCSHCGKSFNSFTEVKKHKCGQMSNKPYCCSICGNKFSRLWNLKLHQRIHTQEKPHQCSMCDKSFTRADILKVHQRTHTGERPYSCMVCGLSFKRLDHLKSHQRKHLTSL from the exons ATGGCCGAGACTATCGTAACGTTTCAGACTCAACTTTCGGGGGTCATGGAGACGGTGTTCAAGGCCGCTATGTATGAAATAACCCGTCTAGTGGAGGAGAGTTTTCTGGAAGAAGTGACGCGATGCCGGGAGCAAGTCGAGGCCCTTGAGACCAAACTAAAATGGTCAGAGAGTCGACGGAAAGACGAAGATCATACATGTCGATGTTCGGGTTGTGGAAGAGTCTCATTTGACAAGACGTCGATGAAACCAACAG agAAGGTTTTGAAACAAGAGTGTGAACTTGAAGATGAAACATTCAACCCCAGCAAAGACGCTGAGCTTTCCTATAGCACGGAGACCAACATTGATATTAAGACATCTCAG TCCCCTATAGAGGAGCAGCTTGAGGAGGAGCATGGTGTTTCCACCGCTGAGGAGCAATGGGGCGACTTTTCAAATG AGAGTTTGCCAGGGCTGGACAAACGCAGCATAGATGACAAGTGTTTTGTCCACTGGGAGGAAAACCCAATCTCAAGCCctgagtcaaaacaaaatgtcaaggCATCGGAAGATCTGTTCCAGAATGAGCATGGTGTTGAAGACTTGAGCGGCTATGACAGAAATAATTATGAGGCGACCATGGCGACCGTGCAAGGCTCCCAACCTCACCCGTCTGAGGACATGAGTTACGTCAACCCGTGTGATGGTGGTATAGACACAGCAGAGGTGTCTGATGCTCGCACTTTCCAAGCTGCGACTGGTAGGAACAGGAGTTCGGCTGCAGGAATCCCCTCAAGGACTGATGTGAGCAGAGAATTCAGTTGCTTGCTTATCAACAAGGACGGTTTCCTGCAGGACCACTGTGTCATGCAGGACGCACATACGTCTAGTCATTCAAATGTGGTGATCAGAGGCCAGAACAAGGGAACCCTCAGAGACACATCTGTACGTGATATATACAGGTATTCAGAAACACACCAAGCTAGCGATCGCATTCCTGCAGGAGACTCGACTACGGGGATTGAGGAGGGAAGTCAAACATTTCAGCAATCCATCTCCTTCACTGCTGCTAGCTCTGTTAAAGCACACAGTCAAGGACTGAAAAGCTTGGGACACGGGACGACTTATTCCTGCGGACAGTGTGGAAAAACCTTCAGCCAGGCTTCTAATCTCAAAGTCCACCAGCGGATCCACTCAGGTCACCTCTGCAGCCACTGCGGGAAATCTTTCAACTCCTTCACTGAGGTAAAGAAGCACAAATGTGGGCAGATGAGCAATAAGCCATACTGTTGTTCCATCTGTGGAAATAAATTCAGTCGCCTGTGGAACTTGAAGCTGCACCAGAGGATCCACACTCAGGAGAAACCTCACCAATGCAGCATGTGTGACAAAAGCTTCACTCGAGCAGACATCCTGAAGGTTCACCAGCGAACACATACGGGAGAGAGACCATATAGCTGCATGGTGTGTGGTCTCAGCTTCAAAAGACTCGATCATTTGAAATCACACCAGCGCAAACACTTGACCAGCTTATAG